In a single window of the Candidatus Omnitrophota bacterium genome:
- a CDS encoding 4Fe-4S binding protein produces MKKLIFLRRVSQGFFLLLFIYILWSTTYPLTGLLPPETFFKTNPSIMLFTSISERVLLAGLIFAGLMLVLTFIFGRFYCGWVCPLGTMIDVTGALKKRKYIPDNGLNSRIRKGKFIILGVIFIFALAGIQLAWVLDPMTIVARFVSLNLIPTVTLLIDRTFVLIIRNFELYGGFYDLYRGLKTTFLGVNVHYFSNSLIIFAVFAAVCGGSLFISRLWCRSVCPLGAFYALVARFSLLRRVVDKCTDCGVCVEMCRTGAITGAASYNSGECILCMDCIYSCPQKTTRFSFIKRQKAQEGDDREEGRGLSRKSFLFLLLTSIFALGYKRRNPNMKKGAGPVIRPPAALKEKDFNDRCIRCGNCMKVCPTNGLQPVMLQAGVESLWTPALVPEIGYCEYQCTLCGSVCPTGAITELSHSRKLTIKLGTAMVDRSICLPWNHKSDCIVCEEHCPVPDKAIKVTEERHNGKIFKKPFVDPTLCVGCGICQAKCPVRPDRAIRVDPSTADRL; encoded by the coding sequence ATGAAAAAACTCATCTTTTTGCGAAGGGTCTCCCAAGGCTTTTTCCTGCTGCTTTTCATATATATACTATGGTCAACCACCTATCCATTGACGGGGTTATTGCCGCCAGAGACTTTTTTTAAGACGAACCCTTCGATCATGCTCTTTACATCAATTAGCGAAAGAGTACTCCTGGCCGGTCTCATTTTTGCGGGGCTGATGCTGGTGCTCACGTTCATTTTCGGCAGGTTCTACTGCGGATGGGTTTGCCCCCTGGGTACGATGATTGATGTAACAGGGGCTCTTAAAAAGCGGAAATATATCCCTGATAACGGTTTGAATAGCAGGATCCGCAAGGGAAAATTCATTATCCTGGGCGTTATTTTCATATTCGCGCTTGCTGGTATACAGCTAGCATGGGTACTTGACCCGATGACAATAGTCGCGAGGTTCGTCTCGCTCAATCTGATACCAACGGTGACGTTACTTATCGACAGGACGTTCGTATTGATCATCCGGAATTTTGAACTATATGGTGGTTTTTATGACCTCTACCGTGGTCTGAAAACCACCTTTCTCGGGGTAAATGTCCATTATTTTTCGAATTCACTTATAATATTTGCTGTGTTTGCCGCTGTCTGCGGGGGGTCACTATTCATCTCAAGGTTATGGTGCAGGAGCGTGTGCCCCCTGGGTGCTTTTTACGCGCTGGTGGCAAGATTTTCACTTCTTCGGCGTGTAGTGGATAAATGCACTGATTGCGGTGTGTGCGTGGAGATGTGCAGGACAGGGGCCATAACCGGAGCAGCTTCTTATAACTCCGGTGAATGTATTCTCTGCATGGATTGCATTTATTCCTGTCCCCAGAAAACCACCCGGTTTTCATTTATAAAACGGCAAAAAGCCCAAGAAGGGGATGACAGGGAGGAGGGTAGAGGCCTTTCACGCAAAAGTTTTCTTTTTCTTTTGCTTACTTCCATTTTCGCGCTGGGATACAAAAGGCGGAACCCTAACATGAAAAAAGGTGCCGGCCCGGTTATAAGGCCACCGGCAGCCTTGAAAGAAAAAGATTTTAATGACCGCTGTATAAGATGCGGTAACTGCATGAAGGTATGCCCGACCAACGGACTTCAGCCTGTAATGCTGCAGGCAGGGGTTGAAAGCCTGTGGACCCCTGCTCTTGTTCCCGAGATAGGTTATTGCGAATATCAATGCACTCTTTGCGGGAGCGTGTGCCCGACAGGGGCTATCACGGAACTGTCTCATTCGCGCAAGTTAACCATAAAGCTGGGCACGGCCATGGTAGACAGGTCGATATGTCTTCCATGGAATCATAAGTCAGATTGCATTGTATGCGAAGAGCATTGTCCTGTGCCGGATAAAGCTATAAAGGTGACAGAAGAAA